One genomic region from Myripristis murdjan chromosome 7, fMyrMur1.1, whole genome shotgun sequence encodes:
- the LOC115361722 gene encoding caspase recruitment domain-containing protein 19-like isoform X2, protein MDTDLVDKLVLQLNRIYPQILTDKEAHKFRNLSVPTKVRLAELLKHLQVKGEEACHEFYRGLHIHAEDIYFSLPTRVKRRELADPKWTNTVAIRRERYVLNDRGPMFFLSCLSFAVGLAMLYYYGEGDTLRGTSPLLHCSAAGLSKGAKDVFISYADVGTKKK, encoded by the exons ATGGACACTGACCTGGTTGACAAACTGGTTCTGCAGCTTAACAGGATCTACCCCCAAATACTCACTGACAAGGAGGCTCACAAG TTCAGAAACCTGAGTGTGCCCACCAAGGTGCGACTGGCTGAGCTGCTGAAACACCTGCAGGTAAAGGGCGAAGAGGCGTGCCATGAATTTTACAGAGGGCTTCACATCCACGCTGAGGACATTTACTTCAGCCTGCCCACCAGAGTCAAACGCAGAG AGTTGGCAGATCCAAAATGGACTAACACTGTGGCAATCCGCCGAGAGCGATATGTGCTTAATGACAGGG gGCCTATGTTTTTCCTCAGCTGTCTCAGCTTTGCAGTTGGTCTTGCCATGCTCTACTATTATGGAG AGGGTGACACACTAAGAGGTACAAGTCCTTTACTTCACTGCTCTGCAGCAGGACTGAGCAAAGGAGCAAAAGACGTTTTCATTTCCTACGCTGACGTTGGAACCAAGAAAAAGTGA
- the LOC115361722 gene encoding caspase recruitment domain-containing protein 19-like isoform X1, which yields MADVDGYHEQLQRDAQFLCSDLRMDTDLVDKLVLQLNRIYPQILTDKEAHKFRNLSVPTKVRLAELLKHLQVKGEEACHEFYRGLHIHAEDIYFSLPTRVKRRELADPKWTNTVAIRRERYVLNDRGPMFFLSCLSFAVGLAMLYYYGEGDTLRGTSPLLHCSAAGLSKGAKDVFISYADVGTKKK from the exons ATGGCAG ACGTCGACGGTTACCATGAGCAGCTGCAGAGGGACGCTCAGTTCCTGTGCTCAGACCTGAGGATGGACACTGACCTGGTTGACAAACTGGTTCTGCAGCTTAACAGGATCTACCCCCAAATACTCACTGACAAGGAGGCTCACAAG TTCAGAAACCTGAGTGTGCCCACCAAGGTGCGACTGGCTGAGCTGCTGAAACACCTGCAGGTAAAGGGCGAAGAGGCGTGCCATGAATTTTACAGAGGGCTTCACATCCACGCTGAGGACATTTACTTCAGCCTGCCCACCAGAGTCAAACGCAGAG AGTTGGCAGATCCAAAATGGACTAACACTGTGGCAATCCGCCGAGAGCGATATGTGCTTAATGACAGGG gGCCTATGTTTTTCCTCAGCTGTCTCAGCTTTGCAGTTGGTCTTGCCATGCTCTACTATTATGGAG AGGGTGACACACTAAGAGGTACAAGTCCTTTACTTCACTGCTCTGCAGCAGGACTGAGCAAAGGAGCAAAAGACGTTTTCATTTCCTACGCTGACGTTGGAACCAAGAAAAAGTGA
- the LOC115361722 gene encoding caspase recruitment domain-containing protein 19-like isoform X3, whose translation MADVDGYHEQLQRDAQFLCSDLRMDTDLVDKLVLQLNRIYPQILTDKEAHKFRNLSVPTKVRLAELLKHLQVKGEEACHEFYRGLHIHAEDIYFSLPTRVKRRGPMFFLSCLSFAVGLAMLYYYGEGDTLRGTSPLLHCSAAGLSKGAKDVFISYADVGTKKK comes from the exons ATGGCAG ACGTCGACGGTTACCATGAGCAGCTGCAGAGGGACGCTCAGTTCCTGTGCTCAGACCTGAGGATGGACACTGACCTGGTTGACAAACTGGTTCTGCAGCTTAACAGGATCTACCCCCAAATACTCACTGACAAGGAGGCTCACAAG TTCAGAAACCTGAGTGTGCCCACCAAGGTGCGACTGGCTGAGCTGCTGAAACACCTGCAGGTAAAGGGCGAAGAGGCGTGCCATGAATTTTACAGAGGGCTTCACATCCACGCTGAGGACATTTACTTCAGCCTGCCCACCAGAGTCAAACGCAGAG gGCCTATGTTTTTCCTCAGCTGTCTCAGCTTTGCAGTTGGTCTTGCCATGCTCTACTATTATGGAG AGGGTGACACACTAAGAGGTACAAGTCCTTTACTTCACTGCTCTGCAGCAGGACTGAGCAAAGGAGCAAAAGACGTTTTCATTTCCTACGCTGACGTTGGAACCAAGAAAAAGTGA
- the susd3 gene encoding uncharacterized protein susd3, with protein MSAATASVADVSRTDFTAENDGHAQNNSGPSQGQCTPMPLPALGTQRIIQGNGTNVGTVISLQCPAKHTLVGGDLVCVMGTNSTQWVGETYCKPLSPYEDFGFRVAVLASIVSSAIILLMSMAFITCCLVDCIKEEKRKKQEREIDLWHREERIERRVDNRSHYSHKGRNNNNNTQEQKPKFLSLWDNHDPAVWDNKKARRCRQHYAYGPAVPPLASTFGPAPPLPGRDCDLPLLPQNSESEQNSDPPKYVGPSWSSCPSKSSGLVHISAAGSSNGVVWQYGGQESSFSLVNQPATDESYRRNTNTANELSIQIISV; from the exons ATGTCAGCGGCAACGGCTTCAGTAGCAGATGTGTCCAGAACTGATTTTACTGCCGAGAATGACGGCCATGCCCAGAATAATTCAG GTCCTTCACAGGGTCAGTGCACACCCATGCCCCTGCCAGCCCTAGGCACTCAGAGGATCATCCAGGGCAATGGTACCAACGTGGGCACAGTCATATCACTGCAGTGCCcggccaaacacacactggtcGGCGGTGATCTGGTCTGTGTCATGGGCACCAACAGCACTCAGTGGGTCGGGGAGACCTACTGTAAAC CTCTGTCCCCCTATGAGGACTTTGGTTTCCGTGTGGCTGTGTTGGCATCGATTGTGAGCTctgccatcatcctcctcatgtCTATGGCCTTCATCACCTGCTGTCTGGTCGACTGTatcaaagaggagaaaaggaaaaagcaggagag AGAGATAGATCTGTGGCACCGGGAGGAACGGATTGAACGGCGGGTGGACAACAGGTCCCACTACAGTCACAAGggcaggaacaacaacaacaacacccaGGAGCAGAAACCCAAGTTTCTGTCACTGTGGGACAACCATGACCCTGCTGTTTGGGACAACAAGAAGGCCAGAAG ATGTCGTCAACATTACGCCTATGGTCCAGCTGTCCCTCCATTAGCCTCCACGTTTGGCCCTGCTCCACCTCTTCCTGGCCGTGACTGCGACCTGCCCCTCCTGCCCCAAAACTCAGAATCTGAGCAGAACTCAGATCCGCCTAAGTATGTTGGACCCTCCTGGTCCTCCTGTCCATCAAAGAGCTCAGGCCTGGTCCACATCTCAGCAGCAGGGTCCAGTAATGGTGTGGTGTGGCAATATGGAGGCCAGGAAAGTAGTTTTTCATTAGTGAACCAGCCAGCCACAGATGAGTCCTACAGGAGGAATACAAACACTGCCAATGAATTGTCCATACAAATTATATCTGTCTGA